One Egibacteraceae bacterium genomic window, CATCGGCCGCTGGATCAGCGGGGTGATCCTCTACGACGAGACCATCCGGTCGACGCTGTCGGACGGGCGGCCCTTCGCCGACGCCGCCAGCGAAGCAGGCATCCTCCCGGGCATCAAGGTCGACACCGGCGCGAAGGACCTGGCCGGTGCACCCGGGGAGAAGGTGACCGAAGGCCTCGACGGCCTCCGGGAACGACTGGCCGAGTACGCCGAGATGGGCGCCCGTTTCGCGAAGTGGCGCGCGGTCATCACGATCGGCGACGGCATCCCCACCACCCGCTGCCTCGCCGCGAACGCCCATGCGCTGGCGCGCTACGCGGCGCTGTGTCAAGAAGCGGGGATCGTGCCGATCGTCGAGCCGGAGGTCCTCATGGACGGCGATCACAGCATCGCCCGGTGCGAGGAGGTCACGGCCGAGACGCTGCGGATGGTGTTCACCGAGCTGGCCACTCAGCACGTCGCGCTCGAGGGCATGGTGCTCAAGCCGAACATGGTGCTCTCGGGCACCGACAACGCCCAGCAGGCCGGTGTCGAGGAGGTCGTCGACGCGACGTTGCGTATCTTCCGTCGCGTGGTGCCCGCAGCCGTGGGCGGCATCGCCTTCCTCTCCGGCGGCCAGTCCGACGAGCAGGCGGCGGAGAACCTCAACGAGTTCAACAGCCGCGGCCCGCAGCCCTGGCCGCTGACCTTCTCCTACGGCCGCGCGCTCCTCGCAACAGCCCTGGAGACGTGGCGGGGCGACGAAGGCAACGTCGCGGCCGCTCAGGAGGCGCTCGCCCACCGTGCGCGCTGCAACGCCGCCGCCCGCGACGGCAATTACACGCCGGAGATGGAGCGGGAGCCGGCCCCCGCGTAGCCCGCTGTCCGACCGAAGCCGAGAACCCGCCGCGGCAGCGGCGGGTTCTCGGGCTTCCGGGCTGATGTGCCAGCGTGGGCACCACACGATTTCGCCGTCGAGCAAGCCGGCGTTGCCCTCGCTCCGAACCCTGGCCGCGGAGCACCGTCCGCGGTGTGCGCCCGGCGCGGGCGGCACCTTCCGGTACGCGAGCGCAAGGAGACGGCATGCAGGGTGTGGGAACGGGCTTCAAGGTCGGGTTGGTCGCGGTGACGATGGCGGTGCTGGCCGCCCTCGCCGCTCTACCGGCATCGGCGGCGCACATCGGCAACAACAAGGCGGAGCTCTCCGGGGACGGGGCGACGGGAACGTCGGTGGCGAACTACTCCACGGGCACCGACACGATCCGGGCCAACGTGAGGGTCCGCGGCCTGGAGGCGGGTCAGTACACCTTCCAGATCCGGCACGCGAACGGCACGGTCACCTCGATCTGCACCTTCACGGCGAAGGGCACCGGCGCCGCGGGCTGCAGCGGTGCGACGTCGGGTCGGGGCTTCCACCACGCCGACGTCGTCGACGACGCCGGCAACCTCGTGGCGACCGGTGAATACGAGCGCCGCGGCAACTGCCGTGAGGCGGACCAGGCGGGAAGCCTCTGCACGGCACCCGGACGCACCTGATCGTCCGGGCGGCGCTCAACCCACCGCGGCTGTGTCCCACTGCACGACCGAGCAACGCTCACCGTCACGAGGCGACGCCCGCAGGCCCGCCGTTTCGGCGTGAGGCCAGGGGGCTATAGGGGCCGCGGGACGGGTCGTGCCTCCGGCGCACTGACCGGCGAGGGAGGCAGTTCGCCCGTGACCCCGGTGACGCCACGGCCCGTCCCGCTGGAGCAGCGGCGCGATCATCTGCGTCGACAGCACGCCGAGGGCGTTGCCCTTGGGCCTCGAGGAACACGCTGCCCGAGTCACCGGGGATCCCGGGCGTCACGGTGAGCACCGGGTGCGTCCAGCCGCCGGTCGCCCCCCCTCCGTGCCCTTCTTCGGCGGGTACCGGCGCTGAGTACGAGGCCTGTAGGAGATTCTCCGCTCCGGACCAAACCGGACCACGGGGCGGTCCGAACGGGGAGCATGACCGGGAAGACATTCACGCTGCTGATGGCGGCGAGCCTCGCGCTCGCCGGCTGCATGACCGACGACGAGCTCGCGTCACCACCGGTACCTGAGCAGTCCCCGAGCGGCGAGGCGGTCGTCGTAGTCGCCGACTTCGCCTTCGCGCCGGAGGAAATCGCGGTCGCGCCCGGCAGCGCAGTCGAGTGGACGTTCGACGAGGGTCGATCACGTCACACCGTGACGTTCGACGACGGCGAGAAGTCGGGGGACCTCGAGCCGGGCGACACCTACACCCGCGTGTTCGACGAGGCCGGCACGTATCCCTACTTCTGCTTCTTCCATCCCCGCATGACCGGCACCGTCACGGTGACCGGCTGATCGCACGACCAGGAGACCCCCATGACCCCCCTGCTTCGCCATGTCCGACTGCTCATCCTGGCGCTGGCCGCCCTGTTCGCCCTCGCGGCGTGCGCACCCGGGGAAGAGCCCCAGACGGAGCCGACCCCGCAGCCGACCCCCGACGCTACCGAGACGCCCGAGGAGACGACTGAAGCCGAGCTGTCCGCCGAGGAGCTGCGCCTGACGCTCGAGCAGCAGCTCGGCGCGCACGCCCTGCTCGCCATCGACGCGATGCGCAACGGCCTGACCGGCGCAGAGGAGTTCGAGGCGTCGGCCGCCACCCTCGACGCGAACACCCAGGACCTGACCGAGTCCATCGGCCTGGTCTACGGTGACGAGGGCGCGAGTGCCTTCCAGCAGATGTGGGAGGACCACATCGGCTTCTTCGTCCAGTACACGCAGGGACTCGCCGCGGACGACCAGACCAAGCAGGACGAGGCACTGGCCCAGCTCGAGCAGTACCGCGACGACTTCTCCGCGTTCCTCGACGAGGCGAGTGAAGGCAACCTCCCGGCCGGCCCGGTCTCGGACAGCCTGCAGATGCACGTGGACCAGCTCGTGAGCCAGATCGACGCGTACGACGCGCAGGACTTCGCGACCGCGTTCGACGTCGAGCGTGAGGCCTACGGCCACATGTTCGAGACCGCACAGGTCCTCGCCGAGGGCATCTCCACCCAGTTCCCCGACCGCTTCCCGAGCGGTGGAGAGCACGTGAGCCTGGCCACGCACACGGGAGTGGCCGTCGCCCAAACGGAGGGCGAGCCGATCCCCGCCACCGACCTGCAGTCCCTGCTCGGCCAGCAGCTCGGTCAGCACGCCAACGCGGCGATCGTCGCCATGCGCAGGGGCTTCAACGGCGCGCCGGACTTCGAGCAGGCCGCAGCCGCGCTCGACGCGAACACGCAGGACCTGACGAGCTCCATCGAGCTCGTGTACGGGTCCGAGGGCGCGCAGGCCTTCCAGCAGATGTGGGAGGACCACATCGGCTTCTTCGTCCAGTACACCCAGGGGCTGGCCGGCGACGACCAGGCCATGCAGGACGAGGCGCTGGCTCGCCTGGAGCAGTACCGCCAGGACTTCTCCGCGTTCATCGACGAGGCGAGCGAGGGCAACATCCCGGGCGACGCCGTCGCGGAGTCCCTGCAAACCCACGTCGACCAGCTGGTCACGCAGATCGACGCGTACGCCGAGGGCGACTTCGAGAGCGCCTTCAGCGAGGGCTACGAGGCCTACCAGCACATGTTCGAGACGGCCGGGGCGTTCGCCACTGGCCTGTCCGAGCAGTTCCCGGACCGCTTCCCCGGAACCACCTCAGGGGCACGCCACTCCAGCTGAGGCTCCCGATTCGCGAGAAGGCCCCGTCGCATGCGTGCGACGGGGCCTTCTCGCGTGCAGGAAGCGCCATAGCCGCATCCCCCTGCGAGCGCTGGATCTGCCCGGCGCCACACGGGGGCCTCGGCCGACCGGCCGGCGTTCGGGCGGCGTGGAGTCGCCCCGGCGGGGGCGAACGCGCCCGTGCCGGCCGGCCTGCGCGTCCGGGTGCTGCTCGACGCCCTCGGGGCGCGCCGCATCGACCCGGTTCCGGATGATCCGCCCGGCCGTGAACGGTCTGCGCGCGGCGTTCCTCGACGACTGGGCCGAGGTGTGCGACGGCCCGCTCGTCGACATCGGCGTCGACGAGTTCCCCGAGCAACCGACCGGCGGGCCCTCACGGGTCATGGTCGTGCGGGGCGACGACGCGAGGGCCTGGAGCGACATCACCACACTCGTGCGCGCGCTCCTGCAGCTCGCCGAGGAGCGCATCCGCGTCGCGACCGCGTACTTCTGTCCCGACACCGTCACCACGCAGATGCTGTGCGACGCCGCCCGCCGGGGGGTCCTCGTGCAGGTGCTGCCCCGTTCGACACGGAACTCCCTGCGTGCCGGAGTGCGCGTGAGCTCCCGGATGAGCGGCCAGCCAAGCCGGCGACGCCCCGGGCGACTCCTACAGCGGGATGGCGGAACGTGCAGCGATGACGAGGCCCCCGACGACGATGAGGCCCGCCGTTCCCACGGGCAACGCACCGACGAGGCGGGACAGGCGACCGGTGGTGGTGCGGCTCTCGAACCGGTGGCGGGCGCGGAGGAGCAGGTAGCCCGCAGCCACGAGTGTGGCAGCCATGCCGACGCCGTACGCGAAGACGAGCGAGACCCCGAACCACGCCCGCCCGACGGCGATGCCGCCCAGGAGGACGACGAGCGCGGAGGGGCTGGGTACGAGGCCGCCGGCGAGGCCTGGGGCCAGCATGCTGCGCCACGTCAGGGCGGCGTCGTGCGTGTGGCCGTGCTCGTGTCCGTGCTCGTGGGTGTGTCCGTGCTCGTGCGAGTGACCGTGGTCGTGGGAGTGGTGGGCCTTGCGGGCACGCAACGCGTTTCGCAGCAGCACCGCGCCGACGGCCGAGAAAAGCAGCCCACTCGCCAGTCCGAGGTAGGGGTAGACGCGTTCGGGTGCGACCGATTGGAAGGCCGAGAGCACCATGCCGAGTGCGAACACCCCCGCGGTGTGGGTGACGGCCACGGTCATCCCGAGCTGGAGTGCCTGGCGGGTGGTGCCCCGGCTGCCGACGAGGTAGGCGGCCATCACCGTCTTCCCATGGCCCGGAGCGAGCGCGTGCAACGCCCCGAGCAGGATGGCTGCGCCGAACGCGAACAGCCCGAACGCGACGGTGAGCGGCTGCCCCGCGACAAGGGACGTGAAGGAGGTGCTCAGCCGCTCGATGGCGCCCACCATCGACTCCCCCGGATCGCTCGGCGCCCCGGCCCCATCCGCCGGTCCCCCCCGGCGCACCCGCACGGTCGCCTCGCGCCGGTCGAGGGGTGACCGCTGCAGCTCCTCGGGGTAGGCGAGCAGGCGGGCGCTCAGCGAGGTGGAGGGGACGTCACTGGCCGTGACGGTCGTGCCGTCGCCGGTCGCGGTGATCTCCCGCCACCCCAGCCGGCTGGGGAAGCTGCCGTCGGAGATCGTGACCGTCCGCTGCCCGTCGAACGCCCCGGCGCGCGCGAGCATGCGGCACTCGAGGCGCAGCGTGTCGAGCCCGGCCTCGCCCGCGGGAAACGACAGCTCGCTCCCCACCACGTCGAGGTCGAAGCGCTCGCCGTCCACGGTCACCTGCAGGCCGGCCGCGAGGTCCGCGCACTGGCCGGCCTCGTAGTGCGCCCGGACGCGTGTGTCGAGACGGCCGTCGGGACCCCGCCCGAGGCGCTCGATCGTCTGGAACGTGGGGATCTCGGCGAGGTCGAGGACATAGTCCACCGCGACGTCCTCGACGCCTACTTCCAGGCCGGCATAGGTGTTCGTCGTGAAGTTGCCGAGCGGGTGGGCGGCGGCGGCGGTCGCGGGCGCGACGAGGAAGGTCGTCACCCCAACTCCGATGAGCAGCCGGCGCAGCGTCCTCACTCGACTTCCTCCCACGCGACCGGCTGCGGGACGCCGAGATCTGCGGTCAGCGTGGCCGCACGACCCCGGTGGGCGACGGAGAACCAGGGGTTCGTCTCGAGCGCCGCAGCGAGCTCTTCGCGGGCACGCTCGGGATCACCCGCCGCGGCGAACACCTCGGCGGCGTGGAAGCGCATGAGCGCGTCGGCGGTGCCGAGGCGCAGGGCATCCTCCATCGGCACCGTCGCCTCCTCGGCGCGTCCCGAGCGGAGCAGGGCCCAGGCGAGCGTGTCAGCCGCGTAGACGTTCGCGGGCCGGGCCTCGTAGGCCCTCTGCGCGAGCTCGAGCGCACGCGCCGGGTCGTCGCCGCGATCCGCCTCGAACAGGGCCAGCTCGAGGTCGACGTTCTGGCCGGCGCCCTCCTGCAACCGGGCGATCGTGCGCGCCAGCGCGTATTGCTGGCGGGCCAGCTCGCCCTCGCCCGCCTCGGCGTGGAGGTCACCGAGCAGGATGACCGCATCGGGCTGGGGGAATCGGTCCACGACCGCCTTCAGCCGGCTGATCGCTGCGCCGGAGTCGCCGCGTGCGGCGTCGACGCGGGCGAGCCCCACCCCCGCGCCGACGAGCGTGGGCGCTGCATCGAGCGCGCGCTCGTAAGCGGTCGTGGCCGCCTCGAGGTCTCCCTGAGCGAGGTGGAGGTCTCCGAGCAGCGCGGCGACCGTGGCGGCCTCGAACGAGGAACCCGAGCCGGCGGCCTCCGCCCGCCGCATCGCCTCCGTCGCCCCTTCAAGGTCGCCGTGGAGCTCGCGCAGGTAGGACGTGCGGGCGAGGGCGGGCAGGCCCGGACGAAGATCGAGCATCTCCTGGAGACGGGCGGCGGCGCTGCCGTAGTGGCCGAGCTCCACATCCGCGTCGACGAGCACGCCGAGCACCTCGGCGCTGTGGGGACGCTGCAGAAGAGCGCGCTCCGCGTAGGCGTGGGCGTCAGCGAACGCGTGCAGCGCGAGGGCGAGGTGCCCGCGGCCGAGCAGCGTCCCCGCCTGGTCCCCGCCGAGCCGCTCGGCTCGGTCGAAGGCACGCGTCGCCAGGCCATAGAAGCTCGGGTCGCCGACCTCGAACGCGCGCTGCGTGTAGGCGGTGCCGAGCGCCTGCCATGACGCGAGGTCGGTCGGCTGCGCCTCCACGGCCCGCTCGAGAGCCGCCACCTGTGCAGCGACGGTGTGCGCCGTCGTCACCGTGGGTGCGAAGGCGGTGGGTTCGGCCATGGCGAACCGGCCGACGGCCAGCCCGGTGAGCAGGGCCATGGCCGCGACGGTGACGACCATCCTGCGCTGACTTCCCATGGACGTGCCGGCCCTTCTTCGATTTCGGAGCTCTGCGAGTCGTTTCGAGATCCGGACCCGACCGCAGAGCCGACAGCACCGAACGCCTCACATGTTCGTATCCGGTCGGCCGGCCGGATGGGTCCCCTGAAAGGCACTTTCGTGACCCGCAGCGTCGTTGACAGTGACACCACAAGTGCGCAGGCCAAGCCGCCGAACGGTCCGCCACGGCATCGGCGGGGCGTCCGCCTTCCGGACGGCCTTCGTGTCGCGCTCGTCGGTCTCGTCAGCCTCGCGGTGGGAGTTGGCCTGACGGTCCTGGTGACGGAAGCGCTCCGGGGAACGCGCACGCCGGTCGGCGAGGTCACGCCCGTCGCCGACCTGCCGATCGGTCAACCCCCCGAGGTGGAGTCGTTCAGCGGGCCGACCCCACCCGGTCAGCCGGCGGACACGCCGGAGGCGGCGGTGCGTGCCTTCCTCGACGCCGAGGTCGCCGGCGACTACGCCGCCTCGTACCTGCTCCTCGCCGCCGGCGACCGGGGGGAGTACCGCACCGCGGCCGGCTGGGTCGCGCTGCATGCCGACGTTCTGCCCCCCGTGACGGGCTACGAGGTCGAGCAGGCGACCGTCGGGGACGGCCGGGCGGCCGTCGTCGCGCTCGTCGGCTTCGAACCGAGCCTCGACCACGTCATCGGGCTCGTCCCCGGTCGCGCCCGGGCGACGTGGTCGGTGGTGGCCGAGGACGGCGGCTGGGCGGTGGCACTGCAGGAGTCGACCTTCGAGCCGCTCCATCCACCGGACGGCGAAGCGGGCGAGGCCGTGCGGGAGTGGGCCCTGTCACGCCAGGAGTGCCGATCCGGAGGGGAGCACTCCTCGGTCCTCGGGCAGCCGGCGCTCGCACGGGAGCTCTGCGGCAGCGACGGTGCGGTGGAGGTGGGACCGGTCGAGCCCTTCAGGGAGGGCTTCGACACGAACGGCATCCTCGCCGCCTACGGCGAGCCGGTCCTCGAGTGGGCGCGCGTCGTACCGGTGATCGCACCGATCGAGCTTCGTGTGGTCGTCGCGCCTGTCGGTAGGCAGTGGCGGGTCATCGGGGTGCTCCAGAGCCGGACACCGCGATGAGCGGCCCAGGGCTGCGGTGTCGCGGCCCTCCGCTGCCGTCCCGCCCCGCTCACCCCCGCTCCATCTGCCTTCAGGAGGCATCCGCATGTCATCATCCGCTCTGTCCACCCCCCACCGGCGGTCGACCACGGTGCTGCTCGCCCTCGGCCTGAGCGTCGCAACCGCGATGGCCCTGCTGTCGATCGCCGACGCGTCGAGCCACCGCGAAGCACCGCTCATCATGGAAGACCCCGTCGCGGACAACACCGACCTGTACGCGTTCACCAGTCCCGACCGCCCCGACACCGTCACCCTGCTCGCGAACTTCGTGCCCTTCCAGGAGCCGGGCGGTGGCCCGAACTACTTCCGGTTCGGCGAGGACGTCCGCTACAACATCCACATCGACAACACCGGCGACGCCAATCCCGACATCACCTACGAGTTCCGGTTCACCAACGCAATCCAGAACCCGAACGAGTACCTGTACGGTGATCCCGTCGCCGCACTCGATGGGCGGGGGACCCTGCCGATC contains:
- a CDS encoding class I fructose-bisphosphate aldolase, coding for MTHHDHDLEATAAAMVAPGKGILAADESSGTMSKRLEAVGVPPTADTRRAWRELILTTPDIGRWISGVILYDETIRSTLSDGRPFADAASEAGILPGIKVDTGAKDLAGAPGEKVTEGLDGLRERLAEYAEMGARFAKWRAVITIGDGIPTTRCLAANAHALARYAALCQEAGIVPIVEPEVLMDGDHSIARCEEVTAETLRMVFTELATQHVALEGMVLKPNMVLSGTDNAQQAGVEEVVDATLRIFRRVVPAAVGGIAFLSGGQSDEQAAENLNEFNSRGPQPWPLTFSYGRALLATALETWRGDEGNVAAAQEALAHRARCNAAARDGNYTPEMEREPAPA
- a CDS encoding cupredoxin domain-containing protein, which gives rise to MTGKTFTLLMAASLALAGCMTDDELASPPVPEQSPSGEAVVVVADFAFAPEEIAVAPGSAVEWTFDEGRSRHTVTFDDGEKSGDLEPGDTYTRVFDEAGTYPYFCFFHPRMTGTVTVTG
- a CDS encoding tetratricopeptide repeat protein, which gives rise to MGSQRRMVVTVAAMALLTGLAVGRFAMAEPTAFAPTVTTAHTVAAQVAALERAVEAQPTDLASWQALGTAYTQRAFEVGDPSFYGLATRAFDRAERLGGDQAGTLLGRGHLALALHAFADAHAYAERALLQRPHSAEVLGVLVDADVELGHYGSAAARLQEMLDLRPGLPALARTSYLRELHGDLEGATEAMRRAEAAGSGSSFEAATVAALLGDLHLAQGDLEAATTAYERALDAAPTLVGAGVGLARVDAARGDSGAAISRLKAVVDRFPQPDAVILLGDLHAEAGEGELARQQYALARTIARLQEGAGQNVDLELALFEADRGDDPARALELAQRAYEARPANVYAADTLAWALLRSGRAEEATVPMEDALRLGTADALMRFHAAEVFAAAGDPERAREELAAALETNPWFSVAHRGRAATLTADLGVPQPVAWEEVE